CGCGATGTTGACGATCCGGCCGTACCGCTGCTTGGTCATGGGCTGCAGCACGGCCTTGGTGCAGTGGAACGTCCCGTTCAGGTTCACCTGCAGGACCAGGTTCCAGTCCTCGTCCTTCATCCGGACCAGGAGCCCGTCCCGCGTGATCCCGGCGTTGTTGACCAGGACGTCGATCTTCCCGCACTCCTTGAGCACCTGGTCGGCCATGGCCTTCACATCGGTCCAGTCGGCCACGTTGACCTTCACGTTGAGGGCCCGCCGCCCCAGTGCCTTGATCGCCTCGACCGTCTCCTGAGATCGGCCCGGGTCCAGATCGGCCACCACCACATCGGCCCCGCGCCGGGCCAGCCCCTCGGCGATTGCGCGGCCGATCCCCTGCGCCGCGCCGGTCACGATCGCGATCTTGCCTTCCAATCCCATTTTCGTTCTCGCTCTACGTCGCTCGTCGTTCGTGAAGCGTCGCTCGTAAAGGAGGTTCTTTCGTCACGCGTCACGGCTAATGCTTTCAGCGTCGCCTCGAGCGACGCCGGGTCCTGCACATTCAGCGTCGTCGCCCCGGGCACGATCCGCTTGATCAGGCCCGTGAGCACGGTGCCCGGCC
The sequence above is a segment of the Nitrospirota bacterium genome. Coding sequences within it:
- the fabG gene encoding 3-oxoacyl-[acyl-carrier-protein] reductase, whose product is MGLEGKIAIVTGAAQGIGRAIAEGLARRGADVVVADLDPGRSQETVEAIKALGRRALNVKVNVADWTDVKAMADQVLKECGKIDVLVNNAGITRDGLLVRMKDEDWNLVLQVNLNGTFHCTKAVLQPMTKQRYGRIVNIASIVGVMGNAGQANYAASKAAVIGFTKTVAREYASRNVTVNAVAPGFIDTAMTQGLPADVKETLQKQIPLGRLGLPKDVADAVAFLVSDEAGYITGQVLHVNGGMLMA